The following coding sequences are from one Betaproteobacteria bacterium window:
- a CDS encoding ABC transporter substrate-binding protein: MSAFKDPFSDGIKLGSCSCGKHASQAAHDAAQARAADLPIEANEEALNRRTLESAIMRAVFPDDGERRRFLRAVGRSTALAALSSFFPLGALEAMAQEKGPLEKKDLKIGFIPITCASPLLMADPLGFYKAQGLNVQVVKTAGWALIRDKVLNREYDASHMLAPMPIAMSMGIGSNPMPLNVATIQNTNGQAITLHVKHKDKRDPKQWKGFKFAVPFEYSMHNFLLRYYVAEHGLDPDKDIQIRVVPPPEMVANLRAGNLDGYLGPDPFNQRAVFDEVGFIHILSKEIWDGHPCCSFGVPADFVKQNPNTFAALYRAILTAAKMARDPKNRPIMAEVLSPPSYLNQPKTVLEQVLTGKFADGLGSVQNVPTRADFDPFPWYSMAVWILSQMKRWGYIKGDVNYKEIAERVYLLTDARKRMAEIDMPAPKEGYAKFKVMGKEFDPMKAEAYVNSFALKRS, translated from the coding sequence ATGTCTGCTTTCAAGGACCCGTTCAGCGACGGCATCAAACTCGGCAGTTGTTCCTGCGGCAAGCACGCTTCCCAGGCCGCGCACGACGCGGCCCAGGCCCGGGCTGCCGACCTGCCCATCGAGGCCAATGAGGAGGCGCTGAACCGCCGCACCCTGGAATCGGCCATCATGCGCGCCGTCTTCCCGGATGATGGCGAGCGCCGCCGCTTCCTGCGCGCCGTGGGTCGTTCTACCGCGCTGGCGGCCCTTTCCAGCTTCTTTCCCCTCGGCGCCCTGGAAGCCATGGCCCAGGAAAAAGGCCCCCTGGAAAAGAAGGATCTCAAGATCGGCTTCATCCCCATCACCTGCGCCAGCCCCCTGCTGATGGCCGACCCGCTGGGCTTCTACAAGGCCCAGGGCCTCAATGTGCAGGTGGTCAAGACCGCCGGCTGGGCGCTGATCCGCGACAAGGTACTCAACCGGGAATACGACGCCTCCCACATGCTGGCCCCCATGCCCATCGCCATGAGCATGGGCATCGGCTCCAATCCCATGCCCCTCAACGTGGCCACCATCCAGAACACCAACGGCCAGGCCATCACCCTGCACGTCAAGCACAAGGACAAGCGCGATCCCAAGCAGTGGAAGGGCTTCAAGTTCGCCGTGCCCTTCGAGTATTCGATGCACAACTTCCTGCTGCGCTACTACGTGGCGGAGCACGGCCTGGACCCGGACAAGGACATCCAGATCCGCGTCGTGCCGCCGCCGGAGATGGTGGCCAACCTGCGGGCCGGCAACCTGGACGGCTACCTGGGCCCCGACCCCTTCAACCAGCGGGCGGTGTTCGACGAGGTGGGCTTCATCCACATCCTCTCCAAGGAAATCTGGGACGGCCACCCCTGCTGCTCCTTCGGCGTGCCGGCCGACTTCGTCAAGCAGAACCCCAATACCTTCGCCGCGCTGTACCGCGCCATCCTCACCGCCGCCAAGATGGCCCGCGACCCGAAAAACCGGCCCATCATGGCCGAGGTGCTGTCGCCCCCCAGCTACCTGAACCAGCCCAAGACGGTGCTGGAACAGGTGCTCACCGGCAAGTTCGCCGACGGCCTGGGCAGCGTGCAGAACGTGCCCACCCGCGCCGACTTCGACCCCTTCCCCTGGTATTCGATGGCGGTGTGGATCCTCAGCCAGATGAAGCGCTGGGGCTACATCAAGGGCGACGTGAATTACAAGGAGATCGCCGAACGCGTCTACCTGCTCACCGACGCCAGGAAGCGCATGGCCGAAATCGACATGCCGGCGCCCAAGGAGGGCTACGCCAAGTTCAAGGTCATGGGCAAGGAGTTCGACCCCATGAAGGCCGAGGCCTACGTCAATTCCTTCGCCTTGAAGCGGAGCTGA
- a CDS encoding DJ-1/PfpI family protein: MARKAGFRLGIYVFKDAEIVDYAAPAGVFSVARRLDPELDTFLIAEAMRPVQTQAGFTVVPNYAFADAPAMDAFLIPGGFGTRQEMHNANLHRYIRGLAPDCLLTSVCTGSWIYARMGLLDGLPATNRKEPDRLEASHMGKTPIDRLAEMAPACRVSRARVVDAGRIVTAGGIASGMEMGFHLLRRAGYDEDFIHDVARVMEYHRAYELYRHDIEFHEPAL; the protein is encoded by the coding sequence ATGGCGCGCAAGGCGGGTTTCAGGCTGGGCATCTATGTCTTCAAGGATGCGGAGATCGTCGATTACGCGGCGCCGGCCGGGGTTTTTTCGGTGGCGCGGCGGCTGGATCCGGAGCTGGATACCTTCCTGATCGCCGAGGCCATGCGGCCGGTGCAGACCCAGGCGGGCTTTACCGTGGTGCCCAACTACGCCTTTGCCGACGCGCCGGCCATGGATGCCTTCCTGATCCCCGGCGGTTTCGGCACGCGACAGGAGATGCATAACGCCAACCTGCACCGCTACATCAGGGGCCTGGCGCCGGATTGCCTGCTGACCAGCGTGTGCACCGGTTCCTGGATCTACGCCCGCATGGGCCTCCTAGATGGCCTGCCGGCCACCAACCGCAAGGAGCCGGATCGGCTGGAGGCTTCCCACATGGGCAAGACGCCCATCGACCGCCTGGCGGAGATGGCACCGGCCTGCCGGGTGAGCCGCGCCCGCGTGGTGGATGCCGGGCGCATCGTCACCGCCGGCGGCATCGCCTCGGGCATGGAGATGGGCTTTCACCTGCTGCGCCGGGCCGGCTACGACGAGGATTTCATCCACGACGTGGCCCGCGTCATGGAATACCACCGGGCCTACGAGCTCTACCGGCACGACATCGAATTTCACGAACCCGCCCTTTGA
- the ntrB gene encoding nitrate ABC transporter permease, whose product MAREHWKSLLLSALLLVLFLGAWFVATQPKESAQQAAAQDEYAALMGKGAAKSGGFPPPQEIGKAIVTHLSDPFKDNGPNDKGIAIQLGHSLGRVGLGFALAILVALPLGFTIGMSPLLYRALDPFIQVLKPISPLAWMPLALYTIKDSDLSGIFVIFICSLWPMLINTAFGVANVRRDWLNVARTLEVRRLRKALTVILPAAAPTILTGMRISMGIAWLVIVAAEMLVGGTGVGYFVWNEWNNLALPNVIFAILVIGVVGMILDRCFAGLQKLVSYTE is encoded by the coding sequence ATGGCGCGGGAGCACTGGAAAAGCTTGCTGCTGTCGGCGCTGCTGCTGGTGCTCTTCCTGGGGGCGTGGTTCGTCGCCACCCAGCCCAAGGAGAGCGCCCAGCAGGCCGCGGCCCAGGACGAATACGCCGCCCTGATGGGCAAGGGCGCCGCCAAGTCGGGGGGCTTTCCGCCGCCCCAGGAAATCGGCAAGGCCATCGTCACCCACCTGTCCGACCCCTTCAAGGACAACGGCCCCAACGACAAGGGCATCGCCATCCAGCTCGGCCATTCCCTGGGCCGTGTCGGCCTGGGATTTGCGCTGGCCATTCTGGTGGCGCTGCCCCTGGGCTTCACCATCGGCATGTCGCCCCTGCTCTACCGGGCCCTGGACCCCTTCATCCAGGTCCTGAAGCCCATATCGCCCCTGGCCTGGATGCCGCTGGCCCTGTACACCATCAAGGATTCTGACCTCTCGGGCATCTTCGTCATCTTCATCTGCTCCCTGTGGCCCATGCTCATCAACACCGCTTTCGGCGTCGCCAACGTGCGCCGCGACTGGCTCAACGTCGCCCGCACCCTGGAAGTGCGACGCCTCAGGAAAGCGCTGACGGTGATCCTGCCCGCCGCCGCGCCCACCATCCTGACCGGCATGCGCATTTCGATGGGCATCGCCTGGCTGGTCATCGTCGCCGCGGAGATGCTGGTGGGCGGCACCGGCGTCGGCTACTTCGTGTGGAACGAGTGGAACAACCTGGCCCTGCCCAACGTGATTTTTGCCATTCTGGTCATCGGCGTCGTCGGCATGATCCTCGACCGCTGCTTCGCCGGCTTGCAGAAGCTGGTCAGCTACACGGAGTAA